Proteins encoded by one window of Moorella humiferrea:
- a CDS encoding ABC transporter permease, giving the protein MNRVLALSWQHLSLSVMGVALAAAGGIPLGIFLTRYRWLAKPIMAFIEVLQTIPSLAMLALLMMLFGLGDTTLVVSLFLYSLLPIVRNTYTGLLGVDTSLLEAGKGMGMTRRQLICRVQVPIALPVILAGLRVALVTAIGIATIGVLIGAGGLGTLIWRGIQTRNNSMVLMGAVPAALLAIVTDGVLALLEQALIPRGLKKKTVNAL; this is encoded by the coding sequence ATGAATAGGGTCCTGGCTTTGAGCTGGCAACACCTCAGCCTGTCGGTCATGGGAGTAGCGTTGGCAGCTGCGGGAGGTATCCCGCTGGGGATATTCTTGACGCGGTACCGGTGGTTAGCCAAGCCCATCATGGCATTCATTGAAGTGCTCCAAACAATTCCCAGCCTGGCTATGTTAGCTCTATTGATGATGCTGTTCGGGCTGGGGGATACCACCCTCGTTGTATCTTTGTTCCTTTATTCCCTGTTGCCCATCGTGCGTAATACCTATACGGGGCTGTTAGGAGTAGATACCAGTTTGCTGGAAGCAGGTAAAGGCATGGGTATGACCAGGAGGCAATTGATTTGTCGGGTGCAGGTGCCGATTGCCCTGCCGGTGATCCTGGCCGGCCTGCGTGTAGCCCTGGTGACCGCTATTGGCATTGCCACCATTGGTGTGCTCATCGGCGCGGGTGGACTGGGGACGTTAATCTGGCGGGGTATTCAAACCAGGAACAATTCCATGGTCCTCATGGGAGCTGTACCTGCGGCACTGTTGGCCATTGTTACCGACGGTGTGCTAGCCCTCTTGGAACAGGCGTTGATCCCACGGGGGCTAAAGAAAAAGACTGTAAATGCATTATAA
- a CDS encoding cation diffusion facilitator family transporter — protein sequence MDMRTRAARISILSNSLLVLSKLGIGYWMHSVSIMSEAIHSGLDLAAAAIAYFSVREASKPADAEHRYGHGKIENIAGTIEALLIFMAALWIINDALKSLVRGGHSVSEPLTGAAVMAGAGIINYLVSSYLFRVAKETDSIALEADAWHLRTDVYTSFGVMAGLAALYITGFHWLDPAVALIVAAMIIKAAYGLMKEALLPLTDVSLPDEEEKIIKEIIARHADEYVEFHKLRTRRAGRERQVDLHLVVPRYQHIEYVHDLCEHIGDEIKAALPYTEVLIHAEPCTKSADCPVCASCPEKEKSVPRRND from the coding sequence ATGGATATGCGTACAAGGGCCGCCAGGATTTCCATATTATCCAATTCTTTGTTGGTGCTAAGCAAACTGGGCATCGGCTACTGGATGCACTCGGTGAGCATCATGTCGGAGGCCATCCATTCCGGGCTGGATCTGGCAGCGGCGGCTATTGCCTATTTTTCCGTACGCGAAGCCAGCAAACCTGCCGACGCCGAGCACCGCTACGGCCACGGCAAAATCGAAAATATTGCCGGAACCATTGAAGCCCTGTTGATTTTTATGGCGGCTTTATGGATTATTAACGATGCTTTAAAAAGCCTTGTAAGGGGAGGGCATAGCGTCAGTGAACCCCTGACCGGCGCGGCAGTTATGGCCGGGGCCGGCATTATTAATTATTTGGTTTCCAGCTATCTCTTCCGGGTGGCAAAGGAGACGGACTCTATAGCACTGGAGGCCGATGCCTGGCACCTTCGTACTGATGTATATACTTCCTTCGGCGTAATGGCGGGCCTGGCGGCCCTGTACATTACCGGCTTTCATTGGCTAGACCCCGCAGTGGCCCTTATCGTAGCCGCCATGATCATCAAGGCCGCCTATGGCTTAATGAAGGAGGCTCTGTTACCTTTAACAGATGTTAGCCTGCCGGATGAAGAAGAAAAGATAATAAAAGAAATTATAGCGCGCCATGCTGATGAGTATGTAGAGTTTCATAAACTGCGTACCCGCAGGGCCGGCCGGGAACGTCAGGTAGACTTGCATCTGGTGGTGCCGCGCTATCAACATATTGAGTACGTTCATGACCTATGTGAACACATTGGTGACGAGATTAAGGCGGCCCTCCCTTATACCGAGGTTTTAATTCACGCCGAACCGTGTACTAAATCTGCAGACTGCCCGGTGTGTGCCTCCTGTCCGGAGAAGGAAAAAAGCGTCCCAAGGCGAAATGATTAG
- a CDS encoding ABC transporter permease yields MRLVLSWRDFLAAKGSSILAATAEHLLLSLGAVLLGTIIAVPLGILLARHQRVAAVVLGISSTIQTIPSLAFFGFVLPFLGIGVVPAMTVLFLYSILPILRNTYTGIREVNPAYLEAGIGMGMNQRQLLTWIQFPLAFPVIMSGIRVSTVYIISWATLSALIGAGGLGDPILAGIHTYDAKLILAGALPAAMLALLASWLLGAIERMVTPRGL; encoded by the coding sequence ATGAGGTTAGTGCTTAGCTGGAGAGACTTTCTGGCTGCCAAGGGTTCAAGTATCCTGGCCGCCACCGCTGAACACCTGCTGCTTTCGCTAGGTGCGGTGCTGCTGGGGACCATTATTGCGGTGCCCTTGGGTATTCTGCTCGCCCGCCATCAGCGAGTGGCGGCGGTGGTGCTGGGTATTTCCAGTACTATTCAAACCATTCCCAGCCTGGCGTTTTTTGGTTTTGTTCTGCCTTTTCTCGGTATTGGTGTAGTTCCGGCTATGACTGTATTGTTTCTTTACTCAATTCTCCCTATCCTACGCAACACCTATACCGGCATTCGCGAAGTAAACCCTGCCTACCTGGAAGCCGGCATAGGTATGGGAATGAATCAAAGACAGCTTTTAACCTGGATACAGTTCCCCTTGGCCTTCCCGGTTATCATGTCAGGGATACGCGTGTCTACTGTATATATTATCAGCTGGGCCACCCTTTCAGCTTTAATTGGCGCCGGGGGATTGGGCGATCCAATACTTGCCGGCATCCATACCTATGACGCCAAGCTCATCCTAGCGGGGGCATTACCCGCAGCCATGCTGGCGCTCCTGGCCAGCTGGTTGCTAGGGGCTATAGAGCGCATGGTAACCCCGCGTGGCCTGTGA
- a CDS encoding betaine/proline/choline family ABC transporter ATP-binding protein (Members of the family are the ATP-binding subunit of ABC transporters for substrates such as betaine, L-proline or other amino acids, choline, carnitine, etc. The substrate specificity is best determined from the substrate-binding subunit, rather than this subunit, as it interacts with the permease subunit and not with substrate directly.), translating into MLTFEHVAKVYDGNRIAVADFDLEVEAGEFIVLIGPSGCGKTTTLKMVNRLIEPTSGTIYLNGKDIRKQNPVMLRRQIGYVIQQIALFPNMTIAQNVDVVPRLLGWPTERRRRRVRELLELVGMDPDEYADRYPSELSGGQQQRIGVLRALAAEPPLILMDEPFGALDPITRENLQEELKALQAKLHKTILFVTHDMDEALKLADRIVVMKDGHIVQVAAPEELLRHPANEFVASFIGKERLASGLELRTVEQVMIGEPVTVRPHTGIAEGVAIMRRKKVDTLLVTDASGQLLGAVSIEELDRNYQRAHQVQDLMARDVPTVLEGTPAREAFDLIARERLEYLPVIDKEGRLKGLVTRTSMVNALASVVWGDEVSA; encoded by the coding sequence ATGCTTACCTTCGAGCACGTCGCAAAAGTATATGACGGCAATCGAATAGCCGTGGCCGATTTTGATCTGGAAGTGGAAGCCGGGGAATTTATTGTGTTAATTGGCCCCAGCGGTTGTGGCAAGACCACCACCTTAAAAATGGTTAACCGCCTTATCGAACCCACCTCCGGGACTATCTACCTTAATGGTAAAGATATCCGGAAACAGAATCCCGTGATGTTACGGCGGCAGATTGGCTATGTTATCCAGCAGATCGCCCTGTTTCCTAACATGACTATTGCCCAGAATGTAGATGTGGTACCTCGTCTATTGGGTTGGCCGACCGAACGCCGGCGGCGGCGCGTCCGTGAATTACTGGAACTGGTGGGTATGGACCCTGATGAATACGCCGACCGGTATCCTTCGGAGCTAAGCGGAGGGCAGCAACAACGCATCGGCGTGCTAAGGGCCCTGGCGGCAGAACCACCCCTCATCCTTATGGATGAACCCTTTGGCGCCCTTGACCCCATTACACGGGAAAACCTCCAGGAGGAATTGAAGGCCCTGCAAGCCAAGCTGCACAAGACCATTCTCTTTGTTACCCACGATATGGACGAGGCCCTGAAACTTGCCGACCGGATTGTAGTAATGAAGGACGGCCACATCGTCCAAGTGGCAGCGCCCGAAGAGCTGCTGCGGCATCCGGCCAACGAGTTCGTGGCATCGTTTATCGGCAAAGAGCGATTGGCTTCCGGGCTGGAATTGCGCACCGTAGAACAGGTGATGATTGGTGAACCGGTGACGGTGCGACCCCATACGGGTATTGCCGAAGGAGTTGCCATCATGCGGCGTAAAAAGGTAGATACGCTGCTGGTTACCGATGCGTCAGGCCAGCTTTTAGGGGCGGTATCTATCGAGGAATTGGACCGCAACTACCAGCGGGCGCACCAGGTACAGGACTTGATGGCGCGCGATGTTCCCACAGTCCTTGAAGGAACACCGGCCCGGGAAGCTTTTGACTTGATTGCCCGGGAGCGACTAGAATACCTGCCGGTAATTGATAAGGAGGGGCGTTTGAAGGGACTGGTTACCAGGACCAGCATGGTCAATGCCCTGGCATCGGTAGTATGGGGGGATGAGGTTAGTGCTTAG
- a CDS encoding TrkA C-terminal domain-containing protein encodes MCGVQGEELSRYEQIALMIAGEIIRGTYNEGEKVSGRTILAGQYGVSPETVRKALALLQARQVVDVVPGSGVIILSRQAAKEFIEDFHEHNSLEVLERRLDNLIRQRNKLNAEIDKLVKEIVHFKTSLLKNMQNAEEVLVAPDSPLVGKSVQEAQLRTVTGVIVTAVRRRGRWYASPGTELRLSPGDLLLVVGKQKAVERLRRLAEGKLEHPDG; translated from the coding sequence ATGTGCGGTGTACAGGGTGAAGAACTGTCCCGTTACGAACAAATTGCGCTTATGATTGCCGGCGAGATAATACGGGGAACTTACAACGAAGGGGAAAAAGTTTCGGGAAGAACCATTTTAGCCGGGCAGTACGGTGTTTCGCCGGAAACTGTAAGAAAGGCCCTAGCCCTCCTTCAAGCGCGGCAGGTGGTCGATGTAGTTCCGGGGAGCGGGGTGATTATCCTTTCCCGCCAGGCCGCCAAAGAGTTCATCGAAGACTTTCATGAACATAATTCCCTTGAGGTTTTGGAGCGCCGTTTGGATAACCTAATCCGGCAGCGCAATAAACTTAACGCGGAGATCGATAAACTGGTTAAAGAAATTGTCCACTTTAAAACAAGCCTGTTGAAAAACATGCAGAATGCTGAAGAGGTCCTGGTTGCCCCGGATTCGCCCCTGGTGGGAAAAAGTGTGCAAGAGGCCCAGTTACGGACAGTTACGGGAGTTATCGTTACCGCTGTTAGGCGCCGGGGCCGCTGGTACGCTTCGCCAGGGACGGAACTGCGACTAAGCCCTGGAGATTTGCTCCTGGTAGTTGGGAAGCAAAAGGCAGTGGAAAGGTTGCGCCGGCTGGCTGAAGGTAAACTTGAGCATCCGGACGGTTAA
- the secD gene encoding protein translocase subunit SecD gives MAGGKRGGGLLKVAVVFIAILALGVGAFKPLLGAMKLGLDLQGGVYVLLQAQSTPEHAVTGEDMAALERVMRDRVDQLGIAEPVIQREGSDRLIIQLAGVSNPEEAIKMIGKTAMLEFKTSDGQVVVTGKDLKDAKAVIDQQTREPEISLKFNAEGTQKFAEATQKLVNSYGRGDPKRHIAIYLDNQLLTNPHVDEAIPSGEAVIRGGFASFQEAANLAALLRGGALPVPVQIIERRTVGPTLGADSLAKSKTAIITGLVLIALFMLVVYRLPGLVADFSLIIYGLIVLGVLWALKATLTLPGIAGLLLSVGMAVDANVIIYERLKEELRNGKTLRAAVDAGFKRAFTTIFDSNATTVLAAIVLYFLGSGTVRGFAITLSLGIAASMFTAITLTRFLLHLVIGVPAFQRLWLFGVKENQIPVAARGEI, from the coding sequence TTGGCAGGGGGAAAAAGAGGAGGCGGCCTTCTTAAGGTCGCCGTCGTATTCATTGCCATTCTGGCATTGGGAGTCGGAGCCTTTAAACCCCTGTTGGGGGCCATGAAACTGGGACTGGACCTCCAGGGCGGAGTTTATGTCCTCCTCCAGGCCCAGAGCACGCCGGAACATGCGGTAACGGGCGAAGACATGGCCGCCCTGGAAAGGGTTATGCGCGATCGGGTCGACCAGCTGGGTATAGCTGAACCGGTAATCCAGCGGGAGGGTAGCGATCGCCTGATTATCCAGCTGGCCGGGGTCAGCAACCCGGAAGAAGCCATTAAAATGATTGGCAAAACGGCCATGCTGGAATTTAAGACCAGCGACGGCCAGGTAGTGGTTACCGGTAAAGATTTGAAGGACGCCAAGGCGGTTATCGATCAGCAGACCAGGGAGCCGGAAATTTCCCTGAAATTTAACGCCGAAGGCACTCAAAAATTTGCCGAAGCAACCCAGAAATTAGTTAACAGCTACGGCAGAGGAGATCCCAAGCGGCACATAGCCATTTATCTGGATAACCAGCTTTTGACCAATCCCCACGTTGATGAGGCCATCCCCAGCGGTGAGGCGGTGATCAGGGGCGGCTTCGCTTCCTTCCAGGAAGCGGCTAACTTGGCGGCCCTTTTGCGCGGCGGCGCCCTGCCGGTGCCGGTGCAAATAATCGAACGCCGTACTGTAGGACCGACCCTGGGGGCCGATTCCCTAGCCAAGAGCAAAACGGCTATAATTACCGGCTTAGTATTGATCGCCCTCTTTATGCTTGTTGTTTATCGTCTACCGGGATTGGTGGCCGATTTTTCCTTGATTATTTACGGTTTGATCGTTTTAGGAGTCCTTTGGGCATTAAAGGCAACCCTGACATTGCCGGGTATAGCCGGTCTCTTGCTGTCGGTGGGTATGGCCGTCGATGCCAATGTAATTATTTACGAGCGCCTTAAAGAGGAACTCCGCAACGGCAAAACCCTGCGAGCGGCAGTCGATGCCGGTTTTAAGCGGGCCTTTACCACTATATTCGATTCAAATGCTACCACGGTTTTGGCGGCAATAGTTCTTTATTTTCTGGGGAGCGGCACCGTGCGCGGGTTCGCCATTACCCTTTCCCTGGGTATTGCCGCCAGTATGTTTACGGCTATCACCTTGACGCGTTTCCTGCTGCACCTTGTAATCGGCGTTCCGGCCTTCCAAAGGTTATGGCTTTTTGGCGTTAAAGAAAACCAGATTCCAGTAGCAGCGAGGGGTGAGATTTAA
- a CDS encoding LapA family protein, with protein sequence MQFFTLMAILFALLVAVFALQNAEPVEINFLFWQFRHISLVLVILGSAAFGALAVFLLGAVRQVRQAREIKELKNNLKKLQEAGIYYEKEAAAGTEGGRKEGTGRA encoded by the coding sequence ATGCAGTTTTTTACCCTGATGGCCATTCTTTTTGCCTTGTTGGTGGCCGTATTCGCCCTCCAGAACGCCGAACCGGTGGAAATTAATTTTCTGTTCTGGCAGTTTCGCCACATCTCCTTGGTGTTGGTGATCCTGGGTTCTGCGGCCTTTGGCGCCCTGGCGGTATTTTTACTAGGAGCGGTAAGGCAGGTGCGCCAGGCCCGGGAGATTAAAGAATTAAAAAATAATCTCAAGAAACTGCAGGAAGCCGGTATCTACTATGAAAAAGAAGCGGCGGCCGGCACAGAGGGAGGCAGGAAGGAAGGGACCGGACGGGCTTGA
- the yajC gene encoding preprotein translocase subunit YajC, whose protein sequence is MQQWAGTIFYMLVFFAILYFLMIRPQQKQQKRRQEMLNSLKVDDRVVLAGGLHGRITKIKDRTIMVRIADKVEVEVDKAGVAYVPGQEE, encoded by the coding sequence ATGCAGCAGTGGGCGGGAACCATATTTTACATGCTGGTTTTCTTTGCCATTTTGTATTTTTTAATGATTCGGCCGCAGCAGAAACAACAAAAGCGGCGTCAGGAAATGTTGAACAGCTTAAAGGTCGACGACCGGGTGGTTCTGGCCGGCGGCCTCCACGGGCGGATTACGAAAATTAAAGATAGAACTATCATGGTCCGCATTGCCGACAAGGTCGAGGTGGAAGTGGACAAGGCCGGTGTCGCTTATGTTCCTGGACAGGAGGAATAG
- a CDS encoding glycine betaine ABC transporter substrate-binding protein, with product MSFTILLLGIVGCGGGPEVKDTVVVGSKDFTENIILGEIMAQLIEAHTDLKVERKLNLGGTLVNFNALKKGDLDLYADYTGTGLVAILKKDVINDPQKAYDTVQKEYNEQLKLKWLKPFGFNNTYTLAVREEVAQQRNLQKISDLKNVASEMVFGAEQEFFNRPDGYDGLIATYGLNFKSAKQMETGLKYEAIGNKMVDIIDAFSTDGQLITYNLKILEDDKHFFPPYFAAPLVRMDTLEKYPQLEEVLNKLAGQLNDDEMRQLNYQVDEEKKEVAQVARDFLKKKSLIE from the coding sequence ATGAGCTTCACCATACTCCTACTTGGCATTGTCGGTTGCGGCGGTGGTCCGGAGGTAAAGGATACGGTGGTGGTGGGTTCCAAGGACTTTACCGAAAATATTATCCTGGGGGAGATAATGGCCCAACTCATTGAAGCCCACACGGACCTGAAGGTTGAACGCAAATTAAACCTTGGCGGTACCCTGGTTAACTTTAACGCCCTTAAAAAAGGCGATTTAGATCTTTATGCTGACTACACCGGTACCGGCCTGGTGGCCATCTTGAAAAAGGATGTTATTAATGACCCCCAGAAGGCCTATGATACCGTCCAAAAGGAATATAACGAGCAGCTCAAGTTGAAGTGGCTAAAACCTTTTGGCTTTAATAACACCTATACCCTGGCAGTACGGGAGGAGGTTGCTCAACAGCGTAATTTACAAAAAATATCCGACCTGAAAAACGTGGCCAGTGAGATGGTATTTGGGGCCGAGCAGGAATTTTTCAACCGCCCGGACGGCTATGACGGCTTAATTGCAACATATGGGCTAAATTTCAAAAGCGCCAAGCAGATGGAAACGGGCCTCAAATATGAAGCCATTGGCAATAAAATGGTAGATATAATCGACGCCTTTTCCACCGATGGCCAATTGATTACCTATAACCTAAAAATCTTGGAAGATGACAAGCACTTCTTCCCGCCTTACTTTGCAGCACCGCTAGTACGTATGGATACCCTTGAGAAGTATCCCCAATTGGAAGAGGTCCTTAACAAGCTGGCCGGCCAGCTAAATGATGATGAAATGCGCCAGCTGAATTACCAGGTGGATGAAGAAAAAAAGGAAGTGGCCCAGGTGGCCAGGGATTTTCTAAAGAAAAAAAGCCTTATCGAATAA
- the tgt gene encoding tRNA guanosine(34) transglycosylase Tgt produces MPPVTFTLQKKDRNTGARLGLLQTPHGTVKTPVFMPVGTQATVKTMTPEEVAEVGAEIILANTYHLYLRPGADVVREAGGLHKFMHWERPILTDSGGFQVFSLAGLREISDDGVTFRSHLDGSTHFMGPKESMAVQEALGSDIAMAFDECVAYPAGREEVEAGVKRTSRWAEICLEVHQREDQAVFGIIQGGVFPDLRRRSAREITALDFPGYGIGGLSVGEPKELMYSVLDELQEYLPENKPRYLMGVGSPDCLIEGVKRGVDMFDCVLPTRIARNGTVMTTYGKLVVRNAAYARDFRPLDPECACYTCRNYTRAYIRHLLKAGEILGLRLTTIHNLYFLLKLMERIRRAIEANDLEAMAAEFYAKYNSGKI; encoded by the coding sequence TTGCCTCCGGTTACCTTTACCCTGCAAAAAAAAGACCGCAATACCGGTGCCCGTCTGGGGCTTCTGCAAACGCCCCACGGTACCGTTAAAACACCGGTTTTTATGCCCGTAGGCACCCAGGCCACCGTCAAGACCATGACGCCCGAAGAAGTAGCCGAAGTTGGGGCGGAGATAATCCTGGCCAATACCTATCACCTGTACCTCCGTCCCGGGGCCGACGTCGTCCGGGAAGCCGGCGGACTGCATAAATTCATGCACTGGGAAAGGCCGATTCTTACCGACAGCGGCGGTTTTCAGGTCTTTAGCTTGGCCGGTTTAAGGGAAATAAGCGATGATGGCGTCACCTTCCGTTCCCATCTGGACGGATCTACCCATTTTATGGGGCCCAAAGAATCAATGGCTGTACAGGAAGCCCTGGGCTCCGACATTGCCATGGCCTTTGATGAATGCGTGGCCTATCCGGCCGGTCGCGAAGAAGTGGAAGCAGGGGTGAAACGTACCAGCCGCTGGGCGGAAATCTGCCTGGAGGTGCATCAAAGGGAGGACCAGGCGGTTTTTGGCATTATCCAGGGCGGGGTTTTTCCCGATTTACGCCGCCGCAGCGCGCGGGAGATTACCGCCCTTGATTTTCCGGGGTACGGTATAGGGGGGTTAAGCGTCGGGGAACCGAAAGAATTGATGTACAGCGTCCTCGACGAGCTCCAGGAATATCTTCCGGAAAACAAACCTCGCTACCTCATGGGCGTCGGTTCGCCGGACTGTCTCATTGAAGGGGTAAAAAGGGGAGTGGATATGTTTGACTGCGTTCTTCCCACAAGAATCGCCCGCAATGGGACGGTGATGACCACCTACGGCAAGCTGGTGGTGCGCAACGCCGCCTATGCCAGGGATTTTCGCCCCCTGGATCCTGAGTGTGCGTGCTATACTTGTCGCAACTACACCCGGGCTTACATTCGCCATCTCCTTAAAGCCGGTGAAATCCTGGGGTTGAGGCTCACCACCATCCATAATTTGTATTTCCTTTTGAAGTTAATGGAGCGCATTCGGCGGGCCATAGAGGCCAACGATCTAGAAGCCATGGCCGCCGAGTTTTATGCCAAATATAATTCGGGAAAAATTTAG
- the secF gene encoding protein translocase subunit SecF translates to MSFNFDFVGRRKWWYALSLLIIIPGLIAMALHRPVLNFGIDFTGGNIIDVQFQQPVSAGQVREVLDSLDLGTSSIQATGNNEFLIRTPELNEEQTDRLIGALRDKIGQLDLKRNEKVGATIGRELTIKGIEAMAIAWVLMVIYITIRFEFLSGLAAILALIHDVLVTVGLFAVFRWEVDSTFVAAILTIIGYSINDTIVIFDRIRENLRLRRKETIEELVNRSINQSLTRSINTVLTVIIALLALMILGGETTRTFALAMLIGTISGAYSSIFTASPLWIDLRNLSRERHRQAATSKAATKAKPRKAPSH, encoded by the coding sequence ATGAGTTTCAATTTTGATTTTGTCGGCAGGCGCAAGTGGTGGTACGCCCTTTCGCTGCTAATAATTATTCCCGGTCTAATTGCCATGGCCTTGCACCGTCCGGTCCTCAATTTTGGCATTGATTTTACCGGTGGTAATATTATTGATGTCCAATTCCAGCAGCCGGTCAGCGCCGGTCAAGTACGCGAGGTGCTGGACAGCCTCGATTTAGGTACCAGCTCTATTCAGGCCACGGGGAATAACGAGTTTTTAATCCGGACTCCGGAACTCAATGAAGAACAGACGGACCGCCTTATTGGCGCCCTGCGCGATAAAATAGGGCAATTGGATTTAAAACGTAACGAAAAGGTCGGCGCTACCATCGGACGGGAGCTGACCATCAAAGGAATCGAGGCCATGGCCATTGCCTGGGTGTTGATGGTTATCTACATTACCATTCGCTTTGAATTTTTGTCCGGGCTGGCGGCCATACTGGCTCTCATTCATGACGTGCTGGTAACTGTGGGACTTTTTGCCGTCTTTCGCTGGGAAGTAGACAGCACCTTTGTGGCGGCCATACTCACGATCATCGGTTATTCCATAAACGATACCATTGTTATTTTCGACCGCATCCGGGAAAACCTGCGCCTGCGCCGGAAGGAAACCATTGAAGAACTGGTGAATCGCAGCATCAACCAGAGCTTGACCAGATCGATAAATACCGTCCTGACAGTAATCATCGCCCTTCTGGCTTTAATGATTTTGGGCGGCGAAACAACCAGGACCTTTGCCCTGGCCATGCTCATCGGCACCATAAGCGGAGCCTATTCATCCATATTTACCGCCAGCCCCTTATGGATAGATTTGCGCAACCTCAGCCGGGAGCGCCACCGCCAGGCGGCGACCTCCAAGGCAGCGACAAAAGCCAAGCCACGAAAAGCCCCTTCCCATTGA
- a CDS encoding HD domain-containing protein translates to MDRVTLEEVKRDPEVDTLIVQGNEHLGAMGFTEHSHRHLNLVASISYNVIEHLGFDRRTAELAAIAGYLHDIGNVVSRQDHGQTGALLAYRILTRMGMPVHEVAVIMGAIGNHEEEYGQAVNAVGAALILADKSDVHRSRVRNKDISTFDIHDRVNYAVKHSFLRVEAARRSITLELNIDLSVSTPMEYFEIFMTRMMMCRRAAAFLDCHFGLIANGARLL, encoded by the coding sequence TTGGACAGGGTTACCCTGGAAGAGGTAAAAAGAGATCCGGAAGTAGATACGCTGATCGTTCAAGGTAATGAGCACCTCGGTGCCATGGGATTTACCGAACACAGTCACCGCCATCTGAATCTGGTGGCCAGCATAAGCTATAACGTGATAGAACACCTGGGATTCGACCGGCGGACGGCCGAACTGGCGGCCATCGCCGGTTATCTGCATGACATTGGAAACGTCGTAAGCCGGCAGGATCACGGCCAGACGGGAGCCCTGCTGGCTTACCGTATTTTGACCCGCATGGGCATGCCCGTACATGAGGTCGCCGTAATCATGGGGGCTATCGGCAACCATGAAGAAGAATACGGCCAGGCCGTCAATGCTGTCGGGGCGGCCCTCATCCTGGCGGACAAATCGGACGTCCATCGTTCCCGGGTACGCAACAAAGACATCAGCACCTTCGACATTCACGACCGGGTAAATTATGCCGTCAAGCATTCCTTTCTGCGGGTGGAGGCAGCTCGGCGCTCCATTACCCTGGAGCTAAACATCGACCTTTCCGTGAGCACACCCATGGAGTATTTTGAGATCTTTATGACGCGCATGATGATGTGTCGGCGGGCCGCCGCTTTCCTGGACTGCCACTTTGGCCTCATTGCCAACGGGGCGCGCCTGCTGTAG